TTGCGGGTGGCGCTTAATGCGTGATGAGACAATAAACGCCGTGGCGTGGATACCGTTTTCACGCAGAATCGGGCAGCCATAGCGGGAGACCGATTTCAGCCCGTCATCAAAGGTGACCACCACCGATTTGGCCGGTACGTTGAGCCGGTTACGCAGGTAGCCCTCCAACTGATACATGGTCAGGGTGCTATAGCCCTGCTCGCGCAGCCAGGTCATCTGATTACTGAACGCCACGACGGAGGTCGTCGTTGACGTGTGGCGAAAGCGGGTGTTTTCTTCATCGCGCAGGATGTGGTGGTAAGTGAGAATCGCGATGCCGTTATCCAGCTCAGCATCCAGGCTACTCACCCACCCCAGACGGCCGCCAATCCGGATCTGATACCAGGTCTGGTTGAGGCGATCTTTGAGTTTGCCAATAATCGGGTAGCGTAAATTGGCCGCCAGCGTCCCCAGCGGATCACTGTCATTGGCCGGGCCGCTATAGATGGTGACGTCCTGGAAGGTCAGCAAATTCTGGTTGGTGGGCGGGTTATGCAGGTCGCCCAGGCTGTCTTCCACCCGCCGGGTAGCCAACACCGGCTTCAGGTGCGCCTTATCAATAAAACCGTTGCCAAAGCCAAAGGTGAATTCGTAGTAGTCCGCCACCGTCGGCACCACGGCAATCAGCTGCCCGCCAGCAAGGGTCCCCACAGGGATAACCTTATCCCCCACCCGGGACCAGATAGCGGCCGGTTCGCGGGTTTGCATATACAGAAGAGGGGTTTCCGTGTGGCCGGACAGCATCCGGCCCTGGACCGGCAGGCCGGTCAGTAATAACAGACAAAAAACAAGACGCAAATACATAGCACGGCTACTGCAGGCGTTCGCCTTCGGGAAAGGAATAGCCCGGATTGTAGCAAACCCCGGGCCAGTACCAAATTATCCGCTACGGCGTAACCGGAAAGGCGGGTTCTTTTGCTGCTGATGCCACAGGCTGGTGACCCCGTCCCCCCCGGCGGTGACAATACGCTCCCGGAACAGCTGGCTGCTCAGCTGCGTGCGCAGCGGGAGCATATCCGTCAGCAGCGCCTGATTCACACCCGATATCACTTCACAATGGGCATGTTTATGGCTGAGCAGCGCCGCCGCCCGGTAGGGGGCCGCCCCGGTTTTATCCGTCAGGAAGATAACCCCGTCGCCGCTATCTACCCGGTGTAATGCATCGCACATCATGCGTCCCAGCATATTTGCGCTAAGCCCTTGCCAGTAATTCACCGCCAGGCATTGCTCCTGGTGGCCAAAGCGTTGCTCCAGGCCCTGGAGAATATCCAGCGCCGCATAATCATGGCAGGCAATCACCCATCCCAGCATCGTATCCCTCCTTGTTTGCGTTTCTCAGTGTAGCGTGGTGCGCAAACCTGTACCGGTCAGGGGTCACGGGAATAAAAAAAATGACCCTTTTTATTAAGGTTGACCAACCCACGGGGATTTACTGATATACTGCAACGCCTGAATATCCGGCACTGGCTAAAAAACAGGCAGATGCCGATGATTTTTCATATAAATCATTTGGTTGGGTAAATGAAACATACTGTTGAAGTGATGATTCCGGAAGCGGAGATCAAAGCGCGTGTTGCGGCGCTGGGGCGTCAGATCACTGAAGATTACCGCGACAGCGGCAGTGATATGGTGCTGGTGGGTTTACTGCGCGGCTCGTTTATCTTTATGGCGGATCTGTGCCGTGAAGTGCATGTCGGGCATGAAGTGGATTTTATGACCGCCTCCAGCTATGGCAGCGGCATGGCCAGCACCCGGGATGTGAAAATCCTCAAAGATCTGGATGAAGACATCCGCGGTAAAGACGTGCTGATCGTGGAAGATATCATCGACTCCGGTAATACCCTCTCCCGGGTTAGCGAGATCCTGCGCCTGCGTGAGCCGAAATCACTGGCTATCTGCACCCTGCTGGACAAACCCTCCCGCCGCGAAGTGAATGTGGATGTGAAATACATCGGCTTTTCCATTCCGGACGAGTTCGTGGTCGGCTACGGTATCGACTACGCCCAGAACTACCGCCACCTGCCCTATGTTGGCAAAGTGACGCTGCTGGACGAATAAAAAAGGGGCCGGAAGGCCCCTGATACGCTACCGCGTGATCACTTATGGCTGTGGTGGGTCAGCTTCAGGTTAGAGATCCCGTTGCGGTATTGCTGCTCCAGTGATTCACGGCTGGTTGCGGTCACATCCAGATCGCGCAGTAACCCGTCGTGAATACCATACGCCCAGCCATGGATAGTCACGCGCTGGCCGCGTT
This Shimwellia blattae DSM 4481 = NBRC 105725 DNA region includes the following protein-coding sequences:
- a CDS encoding polysaccharide deacetylase family protein, whose translation is MYLRLVFCLLLLTGLPVQGRMLSGHTETPLLYMQTREPAAIWSRVGDKVIPVGTLAGGQLIAVVPTVADYYEFTFGFGNGFIDKAHLKPVLATRRVEDSLGDLHNPPTNQNLLTFQDVTIYSGPANDSDPLGTLAANLRYPIIGKLKDRLNQTWYQIRIGGRLGWVSSLDAELDNGIAILTYHHILRDEENTRFRHTSTTTSVVAFSNQMTWLREQGYSTLTMYQLEGYLRNRLNVPAKSVVVTFDDGLKSVSRYGCPILRENGIHATAFIVSSRIKRHPQQWNPVSLQFMSLGELAECRDVLDLQSHTHFLHRVNADHRPVLLSRSYHNILFDFERSRRALEQFTPRVWYLSYPFGGYNANAVHAASAAGFHMAVTTVRGKVKPGDNLLLLKRLYILRTDSLDVMARLISNRS
- a CDS encoding PTS sugar transporter subunit IIA — translated: MLGWVIACHDYAALDILQGLEQRFGHQEQCLAVNYWQGLSANMLGRMMCDALHRVDSGDGVIFLTDKTGAAPYRAAALLSHKHAHCEVISGVNQALLTDMLPLRTQLSSQLFRERIVTAGGDGVTSLWHQQQKNPPFRLRRSG
- the hpt gene encoding hypoxanthine phosphoribosyltransferase, yielding MKHTVEVMIPEAEIKARVAALGRQITEDYRDSGSDMVLVGLLRGSFIFMADLCREVHVGHEVDFMTASSYGSGMASTRDVKILKDLDEDIRGKDVLIVEDIIDSGNTLSRVSEILRLREPKSLAICTLLDKPSRREVNVDVKYIGFSIPDEFVVGYGIDYAQNYRHLPYVGKVTLLDE